One segment of Aquimarina sp. BL5 DNA contains the following:
- the argS gene encoding arginine--tRNA ligase, giving the protein MTLQQTISGQVKAAIKELYSANLESVELQGTRKEFEGDITVVVFPMLRVVKGNPVQIGEAVGTYLVERVEEITSFNVVKGFLNLVIADQYYLNFFTEIKDIEHYGFVTPKDGDKAVMVEYSSPNTNKPLHLGHIRNNLLGYAVSEIIKASGKKVYKTQIINDRGIHICKSMVAWQKFGDGATPESSGLKGDKLVGNYYVKFDKEYKSEISKLIASGKTEDEAKKEAPILIEAQEMLRKWEAGDEDVVELWKTMNNWVYAGFDQTYKALGVDFDSYYYESNTYLLGKDNIEEGLTSGVFFKKEDGSVWCDLTDEGLDEKLVLRSDGTAVYMTQDIGTAIQRVKDNPDIGGMIYTVGNEQDYHFKVLFLILKKLGYDWSKNLHHLSYGMVDLPSGKMKSREGTVVDADDLIIEMAETAGEISKELGKLEGYSEEEKNDVYKTIGLGALKYFLLKVDPKKRILFDPSESVDFQGNTGPFIQYTYARIQAIIRKADFDLNDSSKNISLDGKEKELIKLLEIYPEIIQNAAKDLSPAIIANYTYDLVKGYNSFFQNVSIFGADSKAEKIFRVQLSGVVGATIKSAFGLLGIQVPERM; this is encoded by the coding sequence ATGACATTACAGCAAACCATTTCAGGACAGGTAAAAGCAGCAATAAAAGAACTATATAGTGCTAACTTAGAATCTGTAGAATTACAAGGCACTCGTAAGGAGTTCGAAGGCGATATTACAGTAGTAGTTTTTCCTATGTTACGCGTCGTAAAGGGTAATCCCGTTCAGATTGGGGAAGCTGTGGGAACGTATTTGGTGGAACGGGTAGAAGAGATTACATCATTTAATGTGGTAAAAGGATTTCTAAACCTTGTAATTGCTGATCAATATTATCTTAACTTTTTTACAGAAATAAAAGATATCGAACATTATGGTTTTGTAACTCCAAAAGATGGAGATAAAGCTGTTATGGTAGAATACTCTTCTCCTAATACAAATAAACCATTACATCTAGGCCATATAAGAAATAATTTATTAGGTTATGCGGTATCAGAAATCATTAAAGCTAGTGGTAAAAAAGTATATAAAACCCAGATTATTAATGATAGAGGAATTCATATTTGTAAAAGTATGGTGGCCTGGCAAAAATTTGGTGATGGCGCAACTCCAGAGTCTAGTGGATTAAAAGGAGATAAACTAGTAGGGAATTATTATGTAAAGTTTGATAAGGAATATAAAAGTGAAATATCAAAGTTGATTGCTTCTGGTAAAACAGAGGATGAAGCAAAAAAAGAAGCTCCTATTTTAATAGAAGCTCAAGAAATGCTTAGAAAATGGGAGGCTGGTGATGAAGATGTTGTGGAACTTTGGAAAACCATGAACAATTGGGTATATGCTGGTTTTGATCAGACTTATAAAGCATTAGGTGTTGATTTTGATAGTTATTATTATGAAAGTAACACCTATCTTTTAGGAAAGGATAATATAGAAGAAGGTCTTACTAGTGGCGTATTCTTTAAGAAAGAAGATGGATCAGTTTGGTGTGATCTTACGGATGAAGGGCTGGATGAAAAATTGGTATTACGTAGTGATGGTACAGCAGTATATATGACCCAAGACATTGGTACAGCCATACAGCGTGTTAAAGATAATCCAGATATCGGAGGAATGATTTATACCGTTGGTAACGAACAAGATTATCATTTTAAAGTGCTGTTTCTGATTCTTAAAAAACTTGGATATGATTGGTCCAAGAATTTACACCATCTTAGTTACGGAATGGTTGATCTACCAAGTGGGAAAATGAAGAGTAGAGAAGGTACTGTAGTAGATGCAGATGATCTTATCATAGAAATGGCAGAAACTGCAGGAGAGATTTCTAAAGAATTAGGAAAATTAGAAGGGTATTCTGAAGAAGAAAAAAATGATGTCTACAAAACTATAGGTTTAGGGGCGTTAAAATATTTTCTTCTTAAAGTAGATCCTAAAAAAAGAATACTTTTTGATCCTTCCGAGTCGGTAGACTTTCAAGGAAATACTGGACCTTTTATCCAATATACATATGCAAGAATTCAAGCTATAATACGTAAAGCAGATTTTGATTTGAATGATTCTTCGAAAAATATATCATTGGATGGAAAAGAGAAAGAATTAATAAAATTATTAGAAATATATCCTGAAATTATTCAGAATGCAGCAAAGGATTTAAGTCCAGCAATTATAGCTAATTACACCTATGATCTAGTAAAGGGATATAATTCATTTTTTCAGAATGTATCTATATTTGGGGCAGATTCTAAAGCAGAAAAGATTTTTAGAGTTCAGCTTTCGGGAGTAGTTGGTGCTACTATTAAATCAGCATTTGGACTATTAGGAATTCAGGTTCCAGAGCGTATGTAA
- a CDS encoding GNAT family N-acetyltransferase, with the protein MNYQISRATDSDLPLMQRLFYQTVTIYGSKIFTKEEVKIFSRLALDKKHWIQKFTEDFVYNAKLNGEVVGSFSLSKDGVIEYIFVHQNYQGRGIAKELYKTLENVAEDANIEVLTTRINISTRDFFKKNGFEIIKSIEKVAGGEDIVTYNGVKNL; encoded by the coding sequence ATGAATTATCAAATTTCTAGAGCTACTGATAGTGATCTACCTTTAATGCAGCGTCTGTTTTATCAGACAGTTACTATTTATGGTTCCAAAATTTTTACTAAAGAAGAAGTAAAAATATTTTCTAGATTAGCTTTAGATAAAAAACATTGGATTCAAAAGTTTACTGAAGATTTTGTGTACAATGCAAAACTAAATGGAGAGGTGGTTGGTTCATTTTCTCTTAGTAAAGATGGAGTAATAGAATATATTTTTGTCCATCAGAATTATCAAGGTAGAGGCATTGCAAAAGAGTTATATAAAACTTTAGAGAACGTCGCGGAAGATGCTAACATAGAAGTCTTAACAACTCGAATTAATATTAGCACAAGAGATTTTTTTAAGAAAAATGGTTTTGAAATAATCAAAAGTATAGAGAAAGTAGCTGGAGGAGAAGATATAGTTACTTACAATGGAGTAAAGAATCTTTAG
- a CDS encoding SDR family oxidoreductase — MRILLTGANGYIGMRLLPLLLDSGHEVICTVRDKDRLSIDQETVKKISVVEIDFLEDPDIKILPKDIDAAYYLIHSMSSSTSDFDKKEEISAQNFNTYVAQTNIKQVIYLSGIVNEKNLSKHLWSRKNVEETLYQGNFNLTVLRSGIIVGSGSSSFEIIRDLCEKLPVMITPKWVNTKTHPIAVRDVLSFMTGVLGNSECYNQSFDISGPNVITYKQMLLLYAKVRGVKLFIFTLPVMTPKLSSYWLYFVTSTSYKLALNLVDSMSIPVVANDKRLQEMLGIEPMTYTKALELAFIKIEQNQVVSSWKDSMISGRFDKDIQKYVTVPKKGCLRDKKKIKISDPNLVVERIWAIGGETGWYYGDWMWKIRGHIDKFFGGVGLRRGRTNPDKIYSGDALDFWRVLVADKNEKRLLLFAEMKVPGEAWLEFDIDENNILHQTATFRPRGIWGRLYWYLMVPFHYFIFGGMIRNIVSLNKK; from the coding sequence ATGCGGATATTACTTACTGGTGCCAATGGCTATATTGGTATGAGATTGCTACCTCTATTATTAGATTCTGGTCACGAAGTCATCTGTACTGTTAGAGATAAAGACAGACTGTCAATCGATCAAGAGACTGTGAAAAAAATTTCTGTTGTAGAGATCGATTTTTTAGAAGATCCGGACATTAAAATTCTACCAAAGGACATTGATGCAGCCTATTATCTAATTCATTCTATGAGTTCATCAACTTCTGACTTTGACAAAAAAGAAGAGATTTCTGCTCAAAACTTCAATACATATGTTGCTCAGACCAATATTAAACAGGTAATCTATCTAAGCGGCATTGTAAACGAAAAGAATTTATCTAAACACCTTTGGTCGAGAAAGAATGTTGAAGAAACCTTATATCAAGGAAATTTTAATCTAACCGTTTTACGATCAGGGATTATCGTTGGATCTGGAAGTTCTTCTTTTGAAATCATAAGAGATCTATGCGAAAAATTACCTGTTATGATAACCCCAAAATGGGTCAACACCAAAACGCATCCTATTGCCGTTAGAGACGTTCTAAGTTTTATGACAGGAGTGTTAGGCAACTCGGAATGCTACAACCAATCATTTGATATCAGTGGGCCTAATGTAATTACCTATAAACAAATGTTATTGCTTTATGCAAAAGTAAGGGGAGTCAAACTATTTATTTTTACGTTACCTGTTATGACTCCTAAACTTTCTTCTTATTGGTTGTATTTTGTAACCTCTACTTCTTATAAACTTGCATTAAATCTGGTCGATAGTATGAGCATACCAGTAGTTGCTAATGACAAACGATTACAAGAAATGTTAGGAATTGAGCCAATGACATATACCAAAGCGCTGGAATTAGCATTTATCAAAATTGAACAAAATCAGGTTGTATCAAGTTGGAAGGATTCTATGATTAGCGGCCGTTTTGATAAAGATATTCAGAAATATGTTACGGTTCCTAAAAAAGGATGCCTTAGAGACAAGAAGAAGATTAAAATTAGTGATCCTAATCTGGTGGTTGAAAGAATATGGGCAATAGGTGGAGAAACCGGTTGGTATTATGGAGATTGGATGTGGAAAATAAGAGGACATATTGATAAATTTTTTGGAGGAGTTGGATTAAGAAGAGGAAGGACAAACCCTGATAAAATTTACTCTGGAGATGCTTTGGATTTTTGGCGAGTTTTGGTTGCTGATAAAAACGAAAAGCGCTTACTACTTTTTGCTGAAATGAAGGTGCCGGGAGAAGCCTGGTTAGAATTTGACATTGACGAAAACAACATCCTCCATCAAACCGCTACATTTAGACCTAGAGGAATTTGGGGCAGATTATACTGGTATCTGATGGTTCCTTTTCATTACTTTATATTTGGAGGAATGATACGCAATATCGTATCACTAAATAAAAAATAA
- a CDS encoding tetratricopeptide repeat-containing sensor histidine kinase has product MKHRYNYLTLILLFFSNISLCQQKQLDSLILVTNSVSDSLHINLAADLIYELGLNEQFEEGLKYCDSFIRISKNIKYDKGVGQLHNEKASIYNQTDELYESLKCFDQAALYYGRINYTRGLAMIQNNKAVIEQRLGNPEKSITHLLEANIYYEKLKDSVSLSTTINNIGNVYGDLNEFEAAKKYYYQSLQLKKKTNSKTIGSTLNNLAIVYTKEKKLDSALVLLNQSLRINKEENDSKGISETYSALGKISFIKKEYHQSKKYYESALFLGGKITYKERLTRTKLSLGEIAIKTNKYQEADTYISAARKEAENLNSTPLLLHSYDLSSVLDSARGNYVSAYKWQKEYKNLFNEHTLKETSQKIDLVKKRLENEKRQQAVLDKQKIAEQGVKEELFKQKIYTYVAIAAFAVAFIFIIGIVKSRLQRAKYIKELNESNQVKNKLFSIVSHDLKNEIHGLDNTLNLLRDDVISENEFKEIIPLLSNSAHQTSLLLTNLLNWSKSQMNELKANPKTFDFSEIIKGKFVFFASKASKKGIRLINNMKETTIVYADKDMSTIVTQNLIANAIKFCNSGDTITIYKKEEEDSTKIYIEDTGIGISKENIVKLFSDENLTTKGTNNETGTGLGLKICTELITLNRGTLDVESSQGEGSTFCIALPKTQVS; this is encoded by the coding sequence ATGAAACATCGCTATAATTATCTGACATTGATATTACTCTTTTTTAGTAATATTTCTCTTTGTCAACAAAAACAATTAGACAGTCTTATTCTAGTTACTAATTCTGTATCGGATTCATTACATATTAACTTAGCAGCTGACCTAATTTATGAATTGGGCTTAAATGAACAATTTGAAGAAGGTTTAAAATATTGCGACTCTTTTATAAGAATTTCTAAAAACATAAAATATGACAAAGGAGTTGGTCAATTACACAATGAAAAAGCATCTATATATAACCAAACTGATGAACTCTATGAATCATTGAAATGTTTTGATCAGGCGGCTTTATATTATGGAAGAATCAATTACACCAGAGGACTTGCAATGATTCAAAACAACAAAGCTGTTATAGAACAGCGATTAGGGAATCCAGAAAAGAGTATTACCCATCTCTTAGAAGCAAACATATACTATGAAAAACTAAAAGACAGCGTTAGTCTATCGACAACTATCAATAATATTGGCAATGTATATGGAGACCTTAATGAATTTGAAGCAGCTAAAAAATATTACTACCAATCATTACAACTTAAAAAGAAAACGAATTCAAAAACTATCGGTTCCACACTAAATAATTTAGCTATAGTTTATACAAAAGAAAAGAAGCTAGATAGTGCATTAGTATTACTTAATCAATCTTTAAGAATAAACAAAGAAGAAAATGATAGTAAAGGTATCTCTGAGACATATAGCGCATTGGGAAAAATCTCTTTTATTAAGAAAGAATATCATCAGTCCAAAAAGTATTACGAGTCTGCACTTTTTCTCGGTGGAAAAATAACTTATAAAGAACGGCTTACCCGAACAAAACTATCACTAGGCGAAATTGCTATCAAAACGAACAAATATCAAGAAGCAGACACATATATATCAGCAGCTAGGAAAGAAGCTGAAAATCTTAACTCTACCCCTTTATTACTTCATAGTTATGATCTATCTTCTGTATTAGATTCTGCTAGAGGTAATTATGTAAGTGCCTACAAGTGGCAAAAAGAATACAAAAATCTATTTAATGAACATACACTTAAAGAAACCAGCCAGAAAATAGACCTAGTTAAAAAAAGGCTTGAAAACGAAAAAAGACAACAAGCTGTTTTGGATAAACAAAAAATAGCAGAACAAGGAGTTAAGGAAGAACTATTTAAACAAAAAATTTACACATACGTTGCAATTGCTGCTTTTGCTGTGGCATTTATTTTTATCATTGGTATCGTAAAAAGTAGATTACAAAGGGCAAAATATATTAAGGAACTTAACGAATCTAATCAGGTAAAAAACAAACTGTTTTCTATAGTCTCCCACGATTTAAAAAATGAAATTCACGGACTTGATAATACTCTTAATTTATTAAGAGATGATGTGATTTCCGAAAATGAATTTAAGGAAATAATTCCACTATTGTCTAATAGTGCTCATCAGACATCTTTACTGCTAACTAATCTTTTAAACTGGTCTAAGTCTCAAATGAATGAGCTTAAGGCCAATCCCAAAACTTTTGATTTCTCTGAAATAATAAAAGGTAAATTTGTGTTTTTTGCATCCAAAGCTTCTAAGAAAGGAATTAGACTTATTAATAATATGAAAGAAACTACGATAGTCTATGCAGATAAGGATATGTCCACGATTGTAACTCAAAACCTAATTGCTAATGCTATAAAATTTTGCAACTCGGGCGATACAATCACCATTTATAAAAAGGAAGAAGAAGATAGTACCAAAATTTATATTGAAGATACAGGAATAGGGATTTCTAAAGAAAATATAGTCAAACTTTTTTCTGATGAAAACCTAACTACTAAAGGCACGAACAATGAAACAGGTACTGGGTTAGGATTAAAAATCTGCACAGAGTTAATTACCCTCAATCGAGGAACCCTAGACGTTGAAAGCAGTCAAGGAGAAGGAAGCACTTTTTGCATTGCACTTCCTAAAACACAAGTCTCATAG
- a CDS encoding TonB-dependent siderophore receptor, which produces MIKPKILVSSLLIFFVLFTATSQTEKDTYSLISILKTIQKKFGYDFSYINQELEGIHIPKPLDSINFEETIRHLETNTPFNYTILKNNTVALSFKPVEICGILKGTDNLIISDATIQSSEHATISDPEGKFILKIESPNEKIKISYLGYVPLILSSLDFIKEPCKNITLTQKVEYINEIILNNYLIKGIDKQLDGSVRIDYNKFGILPGLTEPDLLQTIQALPGILSANETVSDINVRGGTNDQNLILWDGIKMYQSSHFFGLISAFNPYLTKNVQVFKNGSSARYGDGVSSVIAMNTTNNINDELDASIGLNLISVDSYIDTPINKKSSIQLAVRHSINDILKTPTYNRFFDRAFQNSEVIISNNSDERFSFYDASMRWLYQLSSKDLIKVNALVTRNNLVFQENNMDSQIDISRESSAKQKNIVGGILYQRNWSEVFLSELLLYGTNYTLKTVNSDIPNNQRLLQENDVLENGVKLNTLLKTNSNINLKSGYQFNETGVSYLRDLNNPTFRDLTKEVVRTHGIFSEIEYKSDSNSIYANLGARLNYLEKFDTYIFEPRINLYKRFTNHFTLELLGEIKSQSSSQIIDLQNDFLGIESRRWVLSNNEDIPILKSKQASIGLSYNHNNWLVTTDVYYKNVEGIITRSQGFQNQFEFENDHGSYSVLGIDFLVNKRFKNFSSWLSYSYADNEYTFNNLSPSNFPNNIDIRHNINFAVAYNKNNLKISGGINWHSGKPTTLPNPNNMIENETIDYLNPNSERLDSYIRLDISSTYTFKITEKINGLAGISIWNITDQENPFNTYYTIRDQNDMEEVEEVKELGLSITPNAVFRLNF; this is translated from the coding sequence GTGATTAAACCCAAAATCCTCGTTTCCAGTCTCCTAATATTTTTTGTTCTTTTTACGGCTACATCCCAAACCGAAAAAGACACATATTCTCTTATATCTATTTTAAAGACTATCCAGAAAAAATTTGGATACGATTTTTCATATATTAATCAAGAACTAGAAGGAATTCATATTCCCAAACCTTTGGATTCAATAAATTTTGAAGAAACCATAAGGCATCTTGAGACCAACACACCTTTTAACTATACTATTTTAAAAAATAATACTGTCGCATTAAGTTTTAAACCTGTAGAAATTTGTGGAATTCTAAAAGGCACTGATAATCTTATTATAAGTGATGCGACTATCCAGAGTTCGGAGCATGCTACAATTAGTGATCCTGAAGGTAAATTCATACTTAAAATTGAATCACCTAATGAGAAAATCAAAATTAGTTATCTAGGATATGTACCACTAATACTTTCTTCACTAGACTTTATTAAGGAACCTTGTAAAAACATTACTCTAACGCAAAAAGTCGAATATATAAATGAGATTATACTTAATAATTATTTAATTAAGGGGATAGATAAGCAACTAGATGGTTCTGTTCGTATAGATTATAATAAGTTTGGCATTCTACCAGGCCTTACCGAACCTGATTTATTACAGACTATCCAAGCCCTTCCCGGTATTCTGAGTGCAAATGAGACTGTTTCTGATATTAATGTTCGTGGTGGAACTAATGACCAAAATCTTATACTATGGGACGGGATAAAGATGTACCAATCCAGTCACTTTTTTGGACTTATTTCTGCATTTAATCCATATCTAACCAAAAACGTTCAAGTATTCAAGAATGGTTCTAGTGCAAGGTATGGAGATGGAGTTTCGAGTGTGATCGCTATGAATACTACCAACAACATTAATGATGAATTAGATGCTAGTATTGGTTTAAACTTAATAAGTGTGGATAGCTATATTGACACTCCTATCAACAAAAAATCTTCCATTCAATTAGCCGTAAGACACTCGATCAATGACATCTTGAAAACCCCTACCTATAATAGATTTTTTGATAGAGCTTTTCAGAATTCTGAAGTAATTATTAGTAATAATTCTGATGAACGATTTTCTTTTTATGACGCAAGTATGAGATGGTTGTATCAACTATCATCCAAAGATCTTATTAAAGTGAACGCCTTGGTAACGCGTAATAATCTTGTTTTTCAGGAAAATAATATGGATAGTCAGATTGATATTTCTAGAGAAAGCAGTGCTAAACAAAAAAATATTGTAGGCGGTATTCTGTACCAACGTAATTGGAGCGAAGTTTTTCTGAGTGAACTACTCCTCTATGGAACAAACTATACACTAAAAACGGTTAATTCGGATATACCAAACAATCAAAGGCTTTTACAAGAAAATGATGTTTTGGAAAATGGTGTAAAACTGAATACATTACTTAAGACTAATTCAAATATTAATTTAAAAAGTGGATATCAATTTAACGAAACAGGAGTATCATATCTACGGGATTTAAATAATCCAACGTTTAGAGATCTTACAAAAGAAGTCGTTCGAACGCATGGTATATTCTCTGAGATAGAATACAAATCTGACAGTAACTCTATATATGCCAATTTGGGAGCTCGTCTTAATTATTTAGAGAAATTTGACACCTATATTTTTGAGCCCCGTATAAATCTTTATAAACGATTTACGAATCATTTTACATTAGAACTTCTCGGTGAAATAAAAAGCCAATCAAGTTCTCAGATTATTGATCTTCAAAATGATTTTTTAGGGATAGAAAGTCGAAGGTGGGTATTATCAAATAATGAAGATATCCCTATCCTAAAAAGTAAACAAGCATCTATTGGTCTAAGTTACAACCATAATAATTGGCTAGTTACAACAGATGTTTATTATAAAAATGTTGAAGGTATTATTACGCGAAGTCAAGGTTTTCAAAATCAATTTGAATTTGAAAATGATCATGGTAGTTATTCTGTCTTAGGAATTGATTTTTTAGTCAACAAAAGATTTAAAAACTTTAGTTCTTGGCTTAGTTACTCCTATGCGGACAATGAATACACATTTAATAATTTAAGCCCTTCTAATTTTCCTAATAATATTGATATACGTCATAATATAAACTTTGCTGTTGCATATAATAAGAACAATCTAAAAATCTCTGGTGGTATTAACTGGCATAGTGGAAAACCGACTACTTTACCTAACCCTAATAATATGATCGAAAATGAGACTATAGATTACTTAAATCCCAATAGCGAACGGTTGGATAGTTATATTAGATTAGATATTTCCTCTACCTACACTTTTAAAATTACAGAAAAAATAAATGGCCTTGCGGGAATTTCTATTTGGAATATTACTGATCAGGAAAACCCTTTTAACACATATTACACTATAAGAGATCAAAATGATATGGAAGAAGTCGAAGAAGTAAAAGAATTAGGTCTTAGTATTACCCCAAATGCGGTTTTCCGTCTAAATTTCTAA
- a CDS encoding chromophore lyase CpcT/CpeT yields MQRSLLFLGLLITTISCSNKIEQGSQINDLTEILSGKFSSNKQAKEESGYSAVCLVNIPIWDDRPGYWFYQELYDEKNSTSIYNQRIINFKKLDSLTISSVNYIIPDRKRYANGWKDISIFDHLTIDSLKIRDGCEVYFKKKTSTIYHGKTKKGTCSSSFSNKISYTTSNIVISKNKITSWDRGYDTQGKQIWGKIQGPYKFIRVQED; encoded by the coding sequence ATGCAGAGATCATTACTTTTTCTAGGCTTATTAATTACTACAATTAGTTGTAGCAATAAGATAGAACAAGGCTCTCAAATTAATGATCTCACAGAAATATTATCAGGGAAATTTTCTTCAAATAAACAAGCAAAGGAAGAATCTGGTTATTCTGCAGTATGTTTGGTCAATATTCCCATCTGGGATGATAGACCAGGGTATTGGTTTTATCAAGAATTGTATGATGAAAAAAACAGCACCTCAATTTATAACCAAAGAATAATAAACTTTAAGAAATTAGATAGCTTAACCATTAGCAGTGTTAATTATATTATTCCCGATCGAAAAAGATATGCAAATGGCTGGAAAGACATTTCAATTTTTGATCATTTAACTATTGATAGCCTCAAAATCAGAGATGGATGTGAAGTGTATTTCAAAAAGAAGACATCTACTATTTACCATGGAAAGACAAAGAAAGGAACTTGTTCGAGTAGTTTCAGTAATAAAATATCTTACACAACAAGTAACATAGTTATCAGTAAAAATAAAATCACTTCTTGGGATCGAGGTTATGATACACAAGGAAAACAAATATGGGGCAAAATTCAAGGGCCTTATAAATTCATTCGAGTCCAAGAAGACTAA
- a CDS encoding RNA polymerase sigma factor — MPKDLFENVCEERLFSELFVKHSKNLHDFIYYKYGEHINPKDQVQEAFIKLWDNCNKVSLEKAKSFLFTVANNLSLNQIKHDKVKLKYQQIETKGSTNESPHFVLEEKEYLQKYQTALTKLTEAQRVAFLMNRVEGKKHKEIAELLGISRKAVEKRIYGALEKLRKDIEGI; from the coding sequence ATGCCTAAAGACCTATTCGAAAATGTTTGTGAAGAAAGATTGTTTTCAGAACTTTTCGTAAAACATTCAAAAAATCTTCACGACTTTATCTATTATAAATACGGTGAACATATCAATCCAAAAGATCAAGTTCAGGAAGCATTTATTAAACTTTGGGATAATTGTAATAAAGTTTCTTTGGAAAAAGCAAAAAGTTTTTTGTTCACAGTTGCCAATAATCTTTCGTTAAACCAAATAAAACACGATAAAGTAAAATTAAAGTACCAGCAAATAGAAACAAAGGGCTCAACCAACGAAAGCCCACATTTTGTATTAGAAGAAAAAGAATACCTTCAAAAATATCAAACAGCACTTACAAAATTAACGGAAGCTCAGCGAGTGGCTTTTCTTATGAATAGAGTTGAAGGAAAAAAACATAAAGAAATTGCTGAGTTACTGGGGATTTCGAGAAAAGCTGTAGAAAAAAGAATTTATGGTGCTTTGGAGAAATTAAGAAAAGATATTGAGGGAATTTAA
- a CDS encoding FecR family protein, with protein sequence MKKKDLIKKWLNNEQLTKHESQAFEKLDAYDSYLKISETAKKFSAPDYDITGNQEILKQKLSERKRITPKNSYRKTFLRIAAVFVLGLGLYFSFFKEYDTTIDTIASQKTTHELPDKSIINLNALSSISYDKENWDDERKLSLKGEAYFNVAKGKKFDVYTPSGVVSVIGTQFNIKQRDDIFEVTCYEGVVSVTIADQTKYLKAGDALELVAAQIKEKKITDKEPIWYSSNKSYFQETPFIRVLKELEWQYGVTIKTKNIDHSILFTGNFVHSDIQNALKAITIPMRLKYVINNKTVTLYKE encoded by the coding sequence ATGAAAAAGAAGGATCTTATTAAAAAGTGGTTGAACAACGAACAACTCACTAAGCATGAATCACAGGCGTTTGAGAAATTGGACGCCTATGATTCTTATTTGAAAATATCTGAAACTGCGAAAAAATTCAGTGCTCCGGATTACGATATTACAGGTAATCAGGAAATACTTAAACAGAAATTATCAGAGCGAAAAAGAATTACACCTAAAAACTCTTATCGAAAAACGTTTTTGCGAATTGCTGCGGTTTTCGTTCTCGGACTTGGGTTGTATTTTTCTTTCTTTAAAGAATACGATACAACAATAGATACTATCGCAAGCCAAAAAACTACTCACGAGTTACCTGACAAGTCTATTATAAATCTTAATGCGCTTTCTTCCATATCTTATGATAAAGAAAATTGGGATGATGAGCGCAAACTATCTTTAAAAGGAGAAGCATATTTTAACGTAGCAAAAGGTAAGAAGTTTGACGTTTATACACCATCCGGAGTTGTAAGTGTTATTGGAACTCAATTCAACATTAAGCAAAGAGATGATATTTTCGAGGTAACTTGTTATGAAGGAGTAGTAAGTGTTACTATTGCTGATCAAACAAAATATTTAAAAGCAGGAGACGCTTTAGAATTAGTTGCAGCACAGATAAAAGAAAAGAAAATTACGGATAAAGAACCTATTTGGTACTCTTCTAATAAAAGTTATTTTCAGGAAACTCCATTCATAAGAGTGTTGAAAGAACTAGAATGGCAGTATGGAGTAACAATAAAAACAAAAAATATTGATCATTCTATACTTTTTACGGGTAATTTTGTACATTCAGATATTCAAAACGCACTAAAGGCAATTACGATTCCGATGCGTTTAAAATATGTGATTAATAACAAAACCGTAACTTTATACAAAGAGTGA
- a CDS encoding Rrf2 family transcriptional regulator: MLSKKTKYGLKALTYIARKRCEHPVLISEIAKSENISQKFLESILLTLRKNGFLGSKKGKGGGYYLIKEPKEISMASVIRVLEGPIAMLPCVSLNFYEKCDDCPDEDACTVHKLMIEVRDNTLKVLENKTLGDFMN, from the coding sequence ATGCTTTCGAAGAAAACAAAATACGGATTAAAGGCACTAACCTATATAGCAAGAAAAAGGTGTGAACATCCTGTTTTAATATCTGAGATTGCTAAAAGTGAAAATATCTCTCAAAAATTTTTAGAAAGTATATTACTCACCCTTCGTAAGAATGGTTTTTTAGGTTCTAAAAAAGGAAAAGGAGGAGGGTATTACCTGATTAAAGAACCTAAAGAAATTTCAATGGCTTCGGTAATAAGGGTTTTAGAAGGACCAATAGCAATGTTACCTTGTGTAAGTTTGAACTTTTATGAAAAATGTGATGATTGTCCTGATGAAGATGCTTGTACAGTGCATAAGCTTATGATTGAGGTAAGAGATAATACCTTAAAAGTTTTAGAAAATAAAACACTAGGAGATTTTATGAATTAA